GACCCGAGGGATCGAGCTGAACGACCGGGCGACCGGGCCCCGCTTCGATGTGCTCCGCCGCGTGCCGAGCCGTGTGTGCGTCGTGTCGGGAGTCGACAAGCGCGACAGCCTGCGCGGAGCCCTCGCGGCTCGCCTGGTCACCGAATTGGTCGTCGACGAGGCGACCGCCCGCTCGCTCGCCGAGTGACCTGGGATGTCAAGAGATGACAGGGAATGAATCGGGCGCAGGACGGTTGATTACACTTCAAGAGCAAGAAACGTGCTCCGGGGTCGGTGAGAATCCGAACCGGCGGTGACAGTCCGCGAGCGGGACCCCCGGGTCCTGCTGATCCGGTGGAATTCCGGAACCGACGGTGATGCGACGCAAGTCGCTAGTCCGGATGGGAGGCAGCACGGACGGATGCGGTGATTCCGCGATGACGTCTGCAGCGCCCGCGCCCCGGAGAACCCCATCGTGAGGATCCGGATGAGTGTCACCGACGCAGAGCAGAGCGCGCTTCGCCGCGCGTTCGCGCTCGCGCAGCACGGCCCGCGGGGAGTGAACCCCCAAGTCGGCGCCGTCATCCTCTCCCCCGACGGCGAGGTCCTCGCGGAGGGCTGGCACCACGGTGCCGGCACCCCTCACGCCGAGATCGACGCGCTGTCGAAACTGGACGCGGATGCCGCGCGCGGAACGACCGCCGTCGTGACCCTCGAGCCGTGCAACCACACGGGCCGCACCGGTCCGTGTGCGGTCGCGCTCATCGAGGCGGGCGTCGCCCGCGTGGTCTACTCCGCAGCGGACCCCGGCGCGGTGTCGTCGGGAGGCGCCGAGCGGCTCCGCGACGCGGGTGTGGACGTCGAAGGTGGCGTGCACCGCGAGGAGGGCGAAGAGCTCATCGCGTCATGGCTGACGGTGCAACGCCTCGGACGCCCTCAGGTCACCGTGAAGTGGGCGCAGTCGCTCGACGGGCGGGCCGCGGCATCCGACGGCACCAGCCAGTGGATCACCGGATCGGACGCGCGCGCGGACGTCCACCGTCGCCGTTCGCTCGCGGACGCGATCCTCGTCGGAACGGGCACCGTGCTGGCCGACGACCCCGCACTCACCGCGCGCCGGCAGGACGGCAGTCTCTTCGAGGACCAGCCCCGTCCCGTCGTCGTCGGAACGCGCGCCGTGCCGCAGGAGGCACGCCTGCGCTCCCACCCGCGACCGTTCATGCAGGACGAGGGCGAGGATCTGCGGGACCTCCTCGACCGCCTCCGCGAACTCGGGGCGCACCGAGTGTTCCTCGAGGGCGGCCCGACGCTCGCGGCATCCTTCCTGCGACAGGGGCTCGTCGACGAGCTCCTCGTCTACATCGCTCCGACACTGATCGGCGGCGAGCGCGTCGCCGTCGGCGACATCGGCGTCACGACCATCGCAGAACAGCGGCGACTCGACATCGTCGGTGTCGACAGACTCGGCGACGACATCCTCGTCACCCTGACCCCGAAGGAGAGCTGATGTTCACGGGCATCATCGAAGAGCAGGGCGTCATCACCGCGATCGAGCCGTCCGGCGACGGCGTCCGCCTCGCCGTGCGCGCTCCCCTCGCGGTCTCCGACGCGGCACGCGGCGACTCGATCTCGATCAGCGGCGTGTGCCTCACCGTCACCGAGCAGACCTCCGAAGGCTTCACCGCCGACGTCATGAAGCAGACGCTCGACATGTCGACCCTCGGCACCCTCGCCGTCGGCTCGCCGGTCAACGTGGAGCGGGCACTCGCCGCGCACACGCGCCTCGGCGGTCACATCGTGCAGGGGCACGTCGACGGCACCGGCGAGGTGCTCGAGGTGCGTCCCGGCGAGCAGTGGCGCGTCATCCGTGTCTCGCTACCGGCAGGGCTCGCCCCCCTCGTCGTCGACAAGGGCTCGATCACGGTGCAGGGCGTCTCGCTCACCGTCTCCGACGTCTCGGACGCCGACACGTCGTCGCACTGGTTCGAGATCTCCCTCATCCCCGAAACCCTCGAGGTGACCACCCTCGGCGCGCTGACGCCCGGCGACCCGGTCAACCTCGAAACCGACATCCTGGCGCGGCACGTGCAGCGCCTGCTCCGATTCGCCTCGCCCGACGGCATCCCGACCACAGAAGAAGGAGGCTCCCGATGAGCCTTTCCACCATCCCCGACGCCCTGGCAGCTCTCAAGGAGGGCCGGCCGATCCTGGTCGCCGACGACGAGAGCCGCGAGAACGAGGGCGACATCATCCTGTCCGCCGAGCTCGCCTCGCCGGAGTGGCTCGCCTGGACCATCCGCTGGTCCAGCGGTTTCCTCTGCGCGCCGATGTCGGCCGACTGGGCCGACCGGCTCGACCTGCCGCCGATGGTGGAGGTCAACCAGGATGCCCGGAGCACCGCGTACACGGTCAGCGTCGACGCCGCGGAGGGCGTCACGACCGGCATCAGCGCGTCCGACCGCGCCCGCACGGTGAACGTCCTGGCAGACCCGAACTCGGTCCCCGCCTCGCTCATCCGTCCGGGTCACGTCCTGCCGCTGCGGGCCGTCGACGGCGGGGTCCGCGAGCGTGCCGGGCACACCGAGGCCGCCGTCGAGCTCATGCAGCTCGCCGGCCTCCAGCCCGTCGGTGTCATCGGCGAGGTCGTCGCCGATGACGGCAGCATGATGCGGATGCCGGGGCTCCTCGAGATGGGCGAGCGGGAAGGCATCCCCGTCATCACGATCGAGCAGCTCATCGCACACCTCAACGCGGCCGACGGCGACAGCGCCGCCGCCCACGCCGACGGCATCCCCAAGCGTCGGGTGAGCCTCCGCGCCGAAGCGACCGTGCCGACCTCGCACGGCGAGTTCCGCTTCCTCGCGTACAAGGACCGGATCACCGGCACCGACCACATCGCGGTCGTCTCCGGCGACCTCACCGAGGATGCGCCGCTCGTGCGCGTGCACTCCGAGTGCCTGACGGGCGAGGCGTTCGGCTCGCTCAAGTGCGAGTGCGGTCCGCAGCTCGAGGCTGCGCTCGACGCGATCGAGCAGGACGGCGGCATCGTCATCTACATGCGCGGTCACGAGGGTCGCGGCATCGGCCTCATCAACAAGCTGCGCGCGTACAGCCTGCAGGAGCGGGGCCTCGACACCGTCGACGCCAACCTGGCCCTCGGACTTCCCGCCGACGCCCGTGATTACGCGGCGGCCGCCGGCATCCTGCAGGACCTCGGGGTCGCGCAGATCCGACTGCTGACCAACAACACCGACAAGGTCTCGCAGCTGCGAGCGCTCGGGCTCTCGATCGTCGATCAGGTCCCCCTGCTCGTCGGAGTCGGCGCCAACAACCACCAGTACCTGGCGACGAAGGCCGACCGTATGGGCCACATCATCGACGCCGACGAGCTGCGCGAGGCTCTCGCGCACAGTGAGGAGCACAAGGCATGAGCGGACACGGAGCACCCCAGACCGAAGCGGTCGACGCGAACGGGATGTCGGTGGTCGTCATCGCCGGCCAATGGCACGACGCCATCAGCAACGGCCTGATCGCCGGCGCCGCACGGGTCCTGGATGCGTCGGGGGCCTCATGGCGACTCGTGCGTGTACCCGGCTCGTTCGAGCTCCCCGTCGCGTCGAAGGCGGCGCTCGACGCCGGCGCTGACGCGGTCGTCGCCCTCGGCGTGATCATCCGCGGCGGCACGCCCCACTTCGACTTCGTCTCGGCCGCTGCGACCGACGGCCTCACCCGCGTCGCCCTCGACACCGGCAAGCCCGTCGGATTCGGCGTGCTCACCCTCGACGACGAGCAGCAGGGCCTCGATCGCGCCGGCCTCGAAGGCTCGAAGGAAGACAAGGGCGCAGAAGCAGCGGATGCCGCCATCCGCACCGCGCTCGTCCTCCGCGACCTCCGCGGCTGATCGCGCGACCTCCTGGTGCGCAGGATCTCCACCTTCAGCTAGCCTGAGGGCATGGAGATCCTGCGCAGCATCGTCGTCCTCGTCCACCTCGTCGGGTTCGCGACGCTCTTCGGCGCCTGGGTGGTCGAACTGGTCGGCCAGCGTCGGGTGACCCGGATCATGCACTGGGGCCTCGGCATCGCCCTCGTCGCCGGTCTCGCGCTCTCGGCGCCGTGGGGCCTCGACCACGACCTCAACTACGCCAAGATCGGTATCAAGCTGGTCGTCCTCGTGCTCATCGGCGGTCTGCTCGGCGCCGGCGCGGGACGCCTGCGTAAGTCGGGGTCGGTTCCCGCGGGGATCTTCTGGCCCATCGGCATCCTGACCCTTCTCAACGCGGGGCTCGCCGTCATCTGGCGCTGACCGGGACTTCCCGCCGCGATGCGCGGGAGTAGGGTGGAGGTTTGCGCGTCGGCGACTCCGTCGGCGCCTCGGTGATCCCAGTGCTGTGATGCCCCCGCGACACCCCTGCGAGGTCATCCGCCGCCGACACGTCCCATGAGGACCCACCGCTTCGCTCCGAAGGTCCCCCCGCATGTCATCCGCAGCACCCGCGGCATCCGTCGCCCCCGCCAATCCGCGCTCACGCGTCATCACCGCGAGCCTCATCGGCACGACGATCGAGTTCTACGACTTCTACGTCTACGCGACCGCCGCCGTCCTCGTCTTCCCCATCCTCTTCTTCCCCGCCGGCAACGACACCGCGAACCTGCTGCTCTCGTTCAGCATCTTCGGCGCCGCGATGGTGGCGCGCCCCATCGGCGCCGTGATCTTCGGCCACTTCGGCGACAAGTTCGGCCGCAAGGCCACCCTCGTCGGCTCTCTCCTCACGATGGGTGTCGCCACCTTCCTCATCGGCTTCCTGCCGACCTACGATCAGGTCGACGTCCTCGCCCCGATCCTGCTGCTCATCCTCCGCCTCGCGCAGGGCTTCGCCCTCGGCGGCGAATGGTCGGGTGCTGCGCTCGTCGCGACCGAGAACGCCCCGAAGGGCAAGCGCGCCTGGTACGGAACGTTCCCCCAGCTGGGAGCTCCGATCGGGTTCATCATCGCGAACTCCGTCTTCCTCGCGATCTATTTCGCGCTCCCCCACCCCGATGGCCCGGCGCAGCGGAGCGAGGCGTTCCTCGAATGGGGCTGGCGCGTGCCGTTCCTCTTCTCGGCGGTCATGGTCATCGTCGGTCTCTACGTTCGGCTCAAGCTCGTCGAGTCGTCGACGTTCGCCAAGGCGGAGAAGACCGGCGCGATCCGCAAGTTCCCCCTCGGCGAGGTCGTCCGTCGGCACTGGCGGCAACTCATCCTCGGCACCTTCATCATGCTGGCGACCTACGTGCTCTTCTACCTGATGACCGCGTTCACCCTCGCCTACGGCACAAAGGCCACGACAGAGGGCGCCGCCTCAGCGGCTGAGGCGGCCGGCACGGCCTTCGACGCCGCCGCCTACGTGCCGGGCCTCGGCTTCGGCTACACGGACTTCGTCATCATGCAGATCGTCGGCGTGGTCTTCTTCGGCATCTTCACGCTGCTCTCGGGTCCCGTCGCGGACTCCATCGGGCGCCGCCGGCTCCTCCTGTGGATCACCGGAGCCATCGGGGTCTTCGGACTCCTGTTCAACGTGTTCCTGTTGCCCCAGCTCGACCCGAAGTTCACCGGCGCACTGGTACAGGGCTTCCTTATCCTCGGGTTCATGCTCATGGGTGCGACGTTCGGGCCGATGGGGGCGCTGCTGCCGGAGCTCTTCCCGACGAACGTCCGCTACACGGGGTCGGCGATCTCGTACAACGTGTCGTCGATCCTCGGCGCCGCACTCGCTCCGATCGTTGCGACCGCGCTGTGGGCGGCCGCGGGCGGCTCGCCGTGGCTCGTCGGCATCTACCTGTCGGGCTCCGCCGTCCTCACCTTCATCGCCCTGTGGCTGTCGAAGGAGACGAAGGACGTCGAGTACGAGACGAACATCGGACACGCGGACCTCGGCATCCGCTGACCTCCGCTGAATCGACGGATGCCGCGGCCCACCCCACCGGGAGGGTCGCGGCATCCGGTCTGTCAAGAGCTCCTCTCGGGGCACACTCGGGTCTATCGTCAGCCTCACAGGGACACGAGGAGTGGACGATGGCGATCAAGAAAGTGACCCAGGCATCGGTCGTCGAGTACGACGAGACCGGCGGACCCGAGGTGCTGCACCTCGTCGACCGTCCGCTCGCCGAACCGCGTCAGGGCGAGGTGACCGTCGAGGTCATGACGATGGGCCTCAACCACATCGACGGTTTCGTCAGATCCGGTGCGGAGGAGGAGTGGGACGACGAGTTCCCCCGCCGGTCGGGAAGCTGCTTCGCCGGGACCGTCATCGCCGTCGGCTCCGATACCGCCGATTTCCCCGTCGGCAGCGACGTCGTCGGGCACCTCCGCGCAGGTGCCCAGGCGAGCCACGTGACCGTCTCGGTGGACCGCCTGGTCCGTAAGCCGAAGAACGTCACCTTCGAGACCGCGGGCGGCCTCTACCTGGCCGGAACGACGGCCCTCGACATCCTCGACGAACTCAAAGTGGGCGCGGGCGACACGGTCGTCGTCTCGGCGGCGGCGGGCGGCGTCGGAAGCGTCGAGGCGCAGATCGCGATGCATCGCGGCGCCCGCGTGATCGGTACGTGCGGCGCCCGCAACTTCGACTATCTGCGACAGCTCGGCGTGAAGCCGGTGCAGTACGGCGACGGCATCGTCGACCGCATCCGCGCTCTGGCTCCGAACGGAGTGAGCGCCTACATCGACAACTTCGGGCAGGACGGGCAGGACATCGCCGAGGCGCTCGGCGTGCCGGCGGGCAAGTTCCGCTCGAGCGCCGACCGTCGCGACCGTGAGGTCGCCCTGCTCTCCGACGAGCCCGACGCCGTCGCTCACGGGACCGAGCAGCTCCGCAAGCTCGTCGCCCTCGCCGAGAAGCGCGCCGTGAACGTGCTCGTCTCGGGCTTCTATCCGCTGGCGGACGTCGCCGAGGCCTACGACGACCTGCTGAAGCTGCACTCCCGAGGCAAGGTCGTGCTCGCGACGCATCCGGTCAATCCGCGTCGCATCCGCAAGGCGCGCGAGGTCATGGAGTCCGGCCGCTGAGCCTCAGTCGAGGAACAGCGCGCGCAGCCGCTTCGTGGTGAAGACGAGCCCGACGGCGATCATCACGACGTAATACAGAACGTGCCACAGCATGTCGACCGACAGGATGCCGAGGGTCAGCCCGCGGAGGAGTTCCACGCCGTGCCAGAGGGGCAGTGCCATGACGATCGACTGCACCCACTCGGGGTAGACGGTGATCGGGTAGAACGTCGCCGAGAAGAGGAACATCGGCAGCAGCACGAAGTTGATCCAGTCCATGTGCTGGAACGTCTTCATGTAGCTCGTGATCGCCATCCCCAGGCTCGCGAAACCGAACGCGATCAGGAGTACTGCCGGAATCGCGAGGATCGCGGTCCAGGCGAGGTTCAGCCCGAGCACCTGCATGACGATCATGAAACCGGTCGCGTAGAGCAGGCCGCGCAGGAGCGCGTAGAGGATCTCGCCGAGGGCGACATCGAGGGGCCCGAGGGACGTGGCCAGCATCCCCTCGTAGAGCTTGCCGTAGTTCAGCTTGAAGAAGACGTTCCAGGTGGAGTCGTAGATCGCGCCGTTCATCGCGGAGACGGCCAGGAGGGCGGGCGCGATGAACGCGGCGTAGCTGACGTCGATCCCCTGCGAGGTCTGGACGTCGCCGATGAGCTTGCCGAGCCCGAGACCCATCGACGCGAGGTAGAAGACCGGCTCGAAGAAACCGGACAGGACGACGGCCCAGCTCGAGGATCGGGCGGCGAGGAATCCGCGCTGCACGACGGCGCCGGGGTTGCCCGCCCAAAGGGCACGCACTCCCCCGCGGCGGGCGGCGGTGTCGACGGCGACGGCGCTCACTTGGCGAGCCTTTCGATGAAGACTTTCCGGCCCCACAGGTACCCCACTCCAGCGAGCACGACGAGATAAGCGAAGTGGACGACGATCATGAACGGCGGCACTGCGGCGCCGTAGGTCGCGAGGCGCCCCAGCTCGGCGCCGTGCCACAGCGGCGAGACCCACCCGATCCATTGGAGCCAGACGGGCAGGGTCTCGAGAGGGTAGAACGTGCCCGAGAACAGGAACGTCGGCATGAAGATGAAGCGCTGGACGAGCGCGAACTGCCCCCTGTCGTCTTCGATCGAGCCGGCGTACGCCATGAGCGGGATGCCGAACGCGAGGCCCGCGAGGATGCCCGCCGGGATCGCGATCCACCCGGTCTCGGGGTTCGGCACCGTCGTCCACCCGATGCCGAGGGCACCGAGGAGCCAGATGAAGAGGTAGTACGCCGCGACCGCGAACGTCATGCGGGCGGCCGCGCCGATGATGACGCCGTTGGCGATCTGCGGGCTCGACAGGGCGGACGCGTTGAACCCGAAGAAGTACCGTCGCCACTTGAACCCGGCCATGACGGGGTACGTCATCTCCTCGGAGGCGACAGAGATCGCGGCGGTCACGAGCAGCGCGGGCGCGACGAACACGAGGTAGTCGACCTGCACGCCGCGGTCGTCGATGGGCGTCTGGATGAGAGCGGCGAGTCCCGCCGCCAAGCCGAGCAGATAGAGGACGGGCTGCCCGAGCGCGCCGACGACGATCGTCCACCCGTAGGCGCGCATCGCGCGGACCATGTGCTCGGTGACGTACCAGCTGCCGAACCTGCGGGGTTTACGCCCCCACTCCATCGCCTCCGCTCGCAGCTCGTCGAGAGTCGGCTGCGCCGCCTGCGTCGTGTCACTCATTCGATGAGCGACCGTCCCGTGAGGCGGAGGAACACGTCCTCCAGGCTGGAGCGACGGACAAGACTGGTGATCGGCTGCAGCCCCGACGCCGTGACCTGCTCGAGGGCCGCTTCGCCGTCGTTCGCGTAGACGAGGATGCGGTCGGGCAGCACCTCGACGCGGTCACCGATCCCCTGCAGCTGAGACGCGACCTGCTCGTTGCGGTCCGACCCGAAGCGCACCTCGAGCACCTCACGGCTGGAGTGCTCGCGGATGAGGGAGGCCGGGCTCCCCTCGGCCATGATCCGTCCCTTGTCGACGACGACGAGCCGGTCGCAGAGCTGCTCGGCCTCGTCCATGTAGTGCGTCGTCAGCACGAGCGTCGTGCCGCGCTCCTTGAGACGGAACAGGCGATCCCACAGCACGTGACGGGCCTGCGGGTCGAGGCCCGTCGTCGGCTCGTCGAGCAGCAGGATCCGCGGGTCGTTGATGAGCCCGCGCGCGATCGTGAGTCGCCGCTTCATTCCACCCGAGAGCTGGTCGACCTTGCTCTTCGCCTTGTCCTCGAGCTGCGCGAACGCGAGGAGTTCGTCGGCTTTCTCGGCGCACACTTTGCCGGGAAGACCGAAGTAGCGCCCGTAGATGTAGAGGTTCTCGCGGGCGTTGAGCTCGCCGTCGAGGTTGTCCTGCTGGGGGACGACGCCCAGGCGCGAGCGGATCTCAGGGCCGTAGCGGTCGGGGTCGAGACCCAGGATCGAGAGGTTTCCGCTCGTCCGCGTCGACACGGCGCCGATCATCTTCATCGTCGTCGACTTGCCGGCACCGTTGGGGCCGAGCAGACCGAAGGACTCCCCAGGTGCGACCTCGAACGACAGCCCGTCGACGGCGACGAAGTCGGGCTTGCCCTTGGCCTTGTAGGCCTTCACGAGGTTCTCGGCGCGGATCACGGGTTCTGGCACCGGACCACCCTACCGACGGGGTGGGACACCGCCCACGCGCGTGGGGGGAAGATAGAGGGATGTCCACGCCTCGCCGCGGTCTGCGCCGCCCTTCGAAGGACGACGGCCCCCGCGCCAGCCTCCGTCAGCTCGTCCCGTTCCTCCTCGAACACAAGCGCGTCCTCGTGGTCGTCGGCGTGCTCAGCGTGCTCGAAGCGGTCGCCACCCTCATCCAGCCACTCCTGGTCGGCGACGTCATCGGGCGTGTGCAGGCGGGCCAGGCCCTCGGCATCCTCGTCTGGGTCCTCGTCGGCCTCGTCGTGGTGTCGTCCCTCATCGGCGGCTTCCAGCACTACCTGCTGCAGCGCACCGGCACCGCGGTCGTCTACTCGAGCCGCCGACGCCTGATCGCGAAGCTCCTGCACCTGCCCGTACAGGAGTACGACGCCCGACGGACCGGCGACCTGGTGTCGCGCGTCGGCACGGACACGACCCTCCTCTACGCCGTCCTCACGCAGGGCTTCGCCGACTCGATCGGCAACGCCCTCATCTTCGTCGGCGCGATCATCGCGATGCTGATCATCGACCCGATTCTGCTGCTGCTGATCGTCGTCGTCATCGGCGCCTCGGCGACCGTCGTCGTCGTGTTGAGCGGCCGCATCCGTCGGGCCACGCTCGAACAGCAGGAGAAGGTGGGCGCCCTCGCCTCGGGCGTCGAACGGGCGATCGGCTCGATCCGCACGATCCGCGCGTCGGGTGCGGAGTCCCGCGAACAGGAGACCATCTCGACCACCGCCGGCGAGGCCTACGACGCGGGTGTGAAGGTCGCGAAGGCGTCGGCGATCGTCGTCCCGGTCGCGGGAATCGCGCTGCAGGTGTCACTGCTGGTGGTGCTCGGCGTGGGCGGATTCCGCGTGGCATCGGGCGCCATCGAGATCGCGCAGCTCGTGGTCTTCGTGATGTTCCTCTTCTTCCTCGTGCAGCCGCTCGCCTCGTTCTTCGGTGCGATCACGTCGGTCAACCAGGCACTCGGCGCGCTCGGCCGCATCCAGGAGGTCCTCGATCTGCCGGACGAGACCGCGGAGGATGCCGCCCTCGCCGCATCCGCTGCCTCACCCGCCGCCGACTCGACGGCCGCGATCGAGTTCCGCGACGTGCACTTCTCCTATCCCGAGGCAGTCGTCCGCGCACGCCGGAGCGCACAGGACGAGGCGCTCAAGACCCTCGCCGACGCCCGCGCGCCCATCCCCGAGGAGTCCGAGCCGGAGCCCGAGGCCACCGTGCTCCGCGGCGTCTCGTTCGAGGTGCCGCGTGGAGCGCGCGTCGCACTCGTGGGCCCGTCGGGCGCCGGCAAGTCGACGACCCTCTCGCTCATCGAGCGCTTCTACGACCCGACGGCAGGCGCCATCCTCATCGACGGGATCGACGCGCGCGCGCTCGATCGCCTGTCGCTGCGCGCCCGCCTCGGGTACGTGGAGCAGGATGCCCCGACCCTGGCCGGCACGATCGCCGACAACCTGCGGCTCGCCTCACCGGAGGCATCCGACGCGGACTGCGAGCGCGTGCTCGAGGCCGTGAACCTCACCGAGGTCCTGGAGCGCTCCGCGCTGCGGCTGCAGGCTCCCGTCGGCGAGGCGGGTGTGATGCTGTCGGGCGGTGAACGTCAGCGCCTCGCGATCGCGCGGGCCCTGCTGGCCGCTCCCCCGATCCTGCTGCTCGACGAGTCGACGTCGTCCCTCGACGGACTCAACGAGCAGCGCATGCGCGACGCGATCGACGCCGTCGCGGCCGGTCGCACGCTCGTCGTCATCGCGCACCGACTGTCGACCGTCGTCGACAGCGACCTCATCGTGGTGCTCGACCACGGCCGCGTCGTCGGCCAGGGCACGCACGAGGAACTAGTGCGCGACGTCCCCCTCTACCGCGACCTCGCCGCCCGCCAACTGCTCGTCTGACGCGCTCCCCCCTCGAACGCGCGGCGACCCGACGCGAACTGCGACTCCCGGCATCCGGGAACAGCAGTTCGCGTCGGGTCGACGGCTGGTGCGGCGGGTCAGACCGTCTGCTGGGAGCGCTGCAGGCGGTAGCGAAGGGCGGCGAGCTCGGCGTACAGAGCGGGCGGGACCTTGCCGTCGAACGTCCGGTAGAACTCCTCGGTGAGGTCGGCCTCGGCGAGCCAGGATGCCGGGTCCACCGCGAACAGCTCGTCGAGATCCGCCTGCGGCACGTCGATCCCCGCGAGGTTCAGGTCGGACGTCTCGGGGAGGCGCCCCACCGGGCTGTCGACCGCACCGACCGACCCGTCGACGCGGCGGATGATCCAGTCGATCACGCGGGCGTTGTCACCGAATCCGGGCCACAGGAAGCGTCCGTCGGAGCCCTTGCGGAACCAGTTGACCTGGAAGATGCGCGGAGCACGGTCGAAGCGCAGCTTCTGCCCGACCTTGAGCCAGTGGCCGAAGTAGTCGGCCATGTTGTAGCCGCAGAACGGCAGCATCGCGAACGGGTCGCGGCGCAGTTCGCCGACGAGCCCTTCGGCTGCGGCCGTCCGCTCCGAGGAGATGTTCGAGCCCATGAAGACGCCGTGGGTCCAGTCGGTCGCCTCGACCACGAGCGGCACGTTGGTGGCGCGGCGTCCGCCGAAGAGGATCGCATCGAGCGGCACACCCTCGGGGGCGTCCCAGTCCGCGGCGATCTGCGGGCACTGACCCGCGCTCACGGTGAAACGCGAGTTCGGGTGGGCGGCGGGACGACCGGATGCCGGGGTCCAGGGCTTGCCCTCCCAGTCGGTGAGCTCGGCGGGCGCCTCGTCGGTGAGGCCCTCCCACCACACGTCGCCGTCGGGACGGAGGGCGACGTTGGTGAAGATCGTGTTGCCCCACAGGGTGTCGACGGCGGTGACGTTCGTCGATTCGCCCGTGCCGGGCGCGACGCCGAAGAAGCCCGCCTCGGGGTTGATGGCCCAGAGGCGCCCGTCCTCGCCGGGACGGAGCCACGCGATGTCGTCGCCGAGGGTCTCGACGCGCCAGCCGGGG
This DNA window, taken from Microbacterium sp. MM2322, encodes the following:
- a CDS encoding ATP-binding cassette domain-containing protein; translation: MPEPVIRAENLVKAYKAKGKPDFVAVDGLSFEVAPGESFGLLGPNGAGKSTTMKMIGAVSTRTSGNLSILGLDPDRYGPEIRSRLGVVPQQDNLDGELNARENLYIYGRYFGLPGKVCAEKADELLAFAQLEDKAKSKVDQLSGGMKRRLTIARGLINDPRILLLDEPTTGLDPQARHVLWDRLFRLKERGTTLVLTTHYMDEAEQLCDRLVVVDKGRIMAEGSPASLIREHSSREVLEVRFGSDRNEQVASQLQGIGDRVEVLPDRILVYANDGEAALEQVTASGLQPITSLVRRSSLEDVFLRLTGRSLIE
- a CDS encoding ABC transporter ATP-binding protein; the protein is MSTPRRGLRRPSKDDGPRASLRQLVPFLLEHKRVLVVVGVLSVLEAVATLIQPLLVGDVIGRVQAGQALGILVWVLVGLVVVSSLIGGFQHYLLQRTGTAVVYSSRRRLIAKLLHLPVQEYDARRTGDLVSRVGTDTTLLYAVLTQGFADSIGNALIFVGAIIAMLIIDPILLLLIVVVIGASATVVVVLSGRIRRATLEQQEKVGALASGVERAIGSIRTIRASGAESREQETISTTAGEAYDAGVKVAKASAIVVPVAGIALQVSLLVVLGVGGFRVASGAIEIAQLVVFVMFLFFLVQPLASFFGAITSVNQALGALGRIQEVLDLPDETAEDAALAASAASPAADSTAAIEFRDVHFSYPEAVVRARRSAQDEALKTLADARAPIPEESEPEPEATVLRGVSFEVPRGARVALVGPSGAGKSTTLSLIERFYDPTAGAILIDGIDARALDRLSLRARLGYVEQDAPTLAGTIADNLRLASPEASDADCERVLEAVNLTEVLERSALRLQAPVGEAGVMLSGGERQRLAIARALLAAPPILLLDESTSSLDGLNEQRMRDAIDAVAAGRTLVVIAHRLSTVVDSDLIVVLDHGRVVGQGTHEELVRDVPLYRDLAARQLLV
- a CDS encoding phosphoenolpyruvate carboxykinase (GTP), which gives rise to MAIADLFTRPVRTESTPAPRREAPAPTGIRPAATGEGMAALHAWVDEIAALTQPARIHWVDGSAAENDALLRQQVDEGKLIKLNPEWRPGSYLARSHPSDVARTEGRTFIASEREADAGPTNNWIAPDEIRATITPLFEGSMRGRTMYVVPFSMGAVGGPLSHIGVQITDSAYAVTSIGIMTRVGTEVLAQIADGKPWVKTVHSVGAPLEPGQQDDAWPCNDEKYIVHFPETLEVWSFGSGYGGNAILAKKCFALRIASVIGRDEGWLAEHMLLIRVIDPAGKAYHVAAAFPSACGKTNLAMLRPTIPGWRVETLGDDIAWLRPGEDGRLWAINPEAGFFGVAPGTGESTNVTAVDTLWGNTIFTNVALRPDGDVWWEGLTDEAPAELTDWEGKPWTPASGRPAAHPNSRFTVSAGQCPQIAADWDAPEGVPLDAILFGGRRATNVPLVVEATDWTHGVFMGSNISSERTAAAEGLVGELRRDPFAMLPFCGYNMADYFGHWLKVGQKLRFDRAPRIFQVNWFRKGSDGRFLWPGFGDNARVIDWIIRRVDGSVGAVDSPVGRLPETSDLNLAGIDVPQADLDELFAVDPASWLAEADLTEEFYRTFDGKVPPALYAELAALRYRLQRSQQTV